Part of the Panicum virgatum strain AP13 chromosome 4N, P.virgatum_v5, whole genome shotgun sequence genome is shown below.
GGCCCCGCCTTGGCGAGCCCGAAATCCGACAGCTTGGCGTTGAAATCCTGCAGCCAAGAGCAGCGATCAGGCCGGTCGAGCTCGATCTCTCTGCTGATCGATATGGATATGATACCTACCGCGTCGAGCAAGATGTTGGAGGTCTTGAAGTCCCGATAGATGATGGGGCGCTCGGcgccgtggaggaaggagaggccCCTGGCCACGTCGAGCGCGATGGCCACCCGCATCGTCCATGACAGGCTGCAGGAGCGCCGGAACAGGTGGTGCTCCAGGCTGCCCTTGGCCATGAACTCGTACACCAGCAGCCGGTGGTCGTCCTCGCAGCAGTAGCCGATCAGCTCCACCAGGTTCGGGTGGCTGTACTGCCCGAGGTAGCTCACCTCCGTCTGCATGCCCAAGGTTGAAGAAGATACatgcaaaaaagaagaagagaaagaaaagaaggaacacTGACGACGATCGACTGACCAGCCACTCCCTGTCTCCCTGGAGGCCCTCCGGGTTGAGCTCCTTGACGGCGACCTCCGTGGGCGCGACCCCCTTGCACACCGCGTCGTCGATAAACCCTCGGTAGACGACGCCGAAGCCGCCCTCGCCGACGATCTGGCCGGGGTCGAAGTCGCCGGTGGCCAGCCTGAGGTCCTCGTACGTGAAGAGCTTGAGGAACCCGTACGCCGACATCGTCCGGAACTCCTCCACGTCCTTGGGCACGGCCAGCGTCCCCTCCGACAccaccttcctcagcttcggcggggacggcggcggcgcctcagCAACTGCACGTGCGAGTGCGATGCGATGATAATAATTAATCCAAGCACATcaaagtatatacatacatacaagaTCATCAATCCGatcatggcgcggcggcggcggtcaccTCGGCGGCGGGACGACGACGGCCGGATGTCGCCGCAGCTGGGGAGGATCCACCGATGCATCTTCCGGATGAGCGGTGGCAGGCTGCTGATCATCCAGCACGCGGATGCGTTCTCTCCGGCCGGGTGGTGGCGGGGGCGGCCGACCGACGGCGGCCTCCGACCACGCGCCGGGGGGAGAGATGGTGGGGTCGACGGAGGAGGCGGGTCCAGAGCTCGATCGGGGAGAGATGAATACGGAGGGAGGCGACGGGAGGGAGGAATGGTCGGAGCAGGGAGCTTGCTTTTGGGTGGCCAGCGCCCCGGCTCACCTGCATGCCTTAATTTGGCGTGCAACGCGCCGCATCACGCAGAG
Proteins encoded:
- the LOC120668716 gene encoding probable serine/threonine-protein kinase PBL17, whose product is MISSLPPLIRKMHRWILPSCGDIRPSSSRRRDYYHRIALARAVAEAPPPSPPKLRKVVSEGTLAVPKDVEEFRTMSAYGFLKLFTYEDLRLATGDFDPGQIVGEGGFGVVYRGFIDDAVCKGVAPTEVAVKELNPEGLQGDREWLTEVSYLGQYSHPNLVELIGYCCEDDHRLLVYEFMAKGSLEHHLFRRSCSLSWTMRVAIALDVARGLSFLHGAERPIIYRDFKTSNILLDADFNAKLSDFGLAKAGPMGGATHVSTRVMGTYGYAAPEYIATGHLTVMSDVYGFGVVLLEMLVGRRAVEPTRAGGREGSLVDWARPILIRPKKLERILDRRMGGGPLRGLGRVARLAYDCLSQNPKVRPSMSRVVIALEAVLAAGAEDEGEEQGAAAAAEA